The following proteins come from a genomic window of Terriglobales bacterium:
- the rsmG gene encoding 16S rRNA (guanine(527)-N(7))-methyltransferase RsmG, with protein MDHARIASLLELFAPGLSAPQLAQLSAYLDLLLRWNARINLTAVRDAENIVTRHFGESLFAARRLFPAPDASGDVIDLGSGAGFPGLPLKIHAPALRLALIESRNKKAAFLNEVVRALDLRDVQVFCGRAEDFPGRAGLVSLRAVERFTAALPVAARLVAPGGRLALLIGTAQIASAQAALPGFSWSQPVDLPGSSQRVLFVGTSQDCQ; from the coding sequence GTGGATCACGCGCGCATCGCTTCCCTGCTCGAGCTCTTCGCCCCCGGCCTCTCCGCTCCGCAGCTCGCGCAGCTCTCCGCCTATCTCGACCTGTTGCTGCGCTGGAACGCCCGCATCAACCTGACCGCGGTCCGCGATGCTGAAAATATCGTCACACGACACTTCGGCGAGTCGCTCTTCGCCGCCCGCCGCCTCTTCCCTGCCCCCGATGCCTCCGGGGACGTGATCGACCTGGGCTCCGGCGCCGGCTTTCCCGGCCTGCCCCTGAAGATCCACGCCCCCGCCCTGCGCCTGGCCCTGATCGAGTCCCGGAACAAGAAGGCCGCCTTCCTGAACGAGGTGGTGCGCGCCCTCGATCTGCGCGACGTCCAGGTCTTCTGCGGCCGGGCCGAAGACTTCCCCGGCCGCGCCGGGCTGGTCAGCCTGCGCGCCGTCGAGCGCTTCACCGCCGCGCTCCCGGTCGCTGCCCGCCTGGTTGCCCCCGGCGGACGCCTGGCCCTCCTTATTGGTACCGCGCAAATCGCCTCCGCCCAGGCCGCGCTGCCCGGCTTTTCCTGGTCCCAACCTGTTGACCTTCCTGGTTCCTCGCAGCGCGTTCTGTTCGTTGGCACCAGCCAAGATTGTCAATAA